One stretch of Juglans microcarpa x Juglans regia isolate MS1-56 chromosome 3D, Jm3101_v1.0, whole genome shotgun sequence DNA includes these proteins:
- the LOC121256188 gene encoding protein RGF1 INDUCIBLE TRANSCRIPTION FACTOR 1-like isoform X1, with translation MKESIRIKRLHASRNELISYVGVPPWLIIMNKTIFFSSCIMHPNAKKNDLDYFCIDCRRSLCSNCLPTHMRHKYVKIRRYIYSDVINRQDLCKLFNCSGIQTYHTNKAKVVFLKQRPHQHNQQQQQNNAREYRCIICERNLQDNSLYCSIACKVLAIYDCQTSQKDEDHRLDSVTIGDKKKHALSLTKRRKLRRKGARPSRAPMF, from the exons ATGAAAGAGTCCATACGCATCAAACGACTCCATGCATCAAGAAATGAGCTG ATCAGTTATGTAGGAGTACCGCCATGGCTGATTATCATGAACAAGACCATATTCTTTAGCAGCTGCATTATGCATCCAAATGCGAAGAAGAACGACTTGGACTACTTCTGCATAGATTGTCGTCGGTCTTTGTGCTCAAATTGTCTTCCCACTCACATGCGTCACAAGTACGTTAAG ATTCGgagatatatttatagtgacGTTATCAATCGGCAAGACTTGTGCAAGCTCTTCAACTGTTCCGGCATACAG ACGTATCATACAAATAAAGCCAAAGTTGTGTTCTTGAAACAAAGACCACACCAACACAACCAGCAGCAACAGCAGAACAATGCCAGGGAGTACAGGTGTATCATCTGTGAAAGGAATCTTCAAGATAACTCACTCTATTGCAGTATAGCTTGCAAG GTTTTAGCCATATATGATTGTCAGACGAGTCAGAAAGATGAAGATCACCGGCTAGACAGCGTAACAATTGGAgacaaaaaaaaacatgcactATCTTTAACCAAGAGGAGGAAACTAAGGAGAAAAGGAGCTCGGCCTTCAAGGGCCCCGATGTTTTGA
- the LOC121256188 gene encoding protein RGF1 INDUCIBLE TRANSCRIPTION FACTOR 1-like isoform X2 — MKESIRIKRLHASRNELISYVGVPPWLIIMNKTIFFSSCIMHPNAKKNDLDYFCIDCRRSLCSNCLPTHMRHKYVKTYHTNKAKVVFLKQRPHQHNQQQQQNNAREYRCIICERNLQDNSLYCSIACKVLAIYDCQTSQKDEDHRLDSVTIGDKKKHALSLTKRRKLRRKGARPSRAPMF, encoded by the exons ATGAAAGAGTCCATACGCATCAAACGACTCCATGCATCAAGAAATGAGCTG ATCAGTTATGTAGGAGTACCGCCATGGCTGATTATCATGAACAAGACCATATTCTTTAGCAGCTGCATTATGCATCCAAATGCGAAGAAGAACGACTTGGACTACTTCTGCATAGATTGTCGTCGGTCTTTGTGCTCAAATTGTCTTCCCACTCACATGCGTCACAAGTACGTTAAG ACGTATCATACAAATAAAGCCAAAGTTGTGTTCTTGAAACAAAGACCACACCAACACAACCAGCAGCAACAGCAGAACAATGCCAGGGAGTACAGGTGTATCATCTGTGAAAGGAATCTTCAAGATAACTCACTCTATTGCAGTATAGCTTGCAAG GTTTTAGCCATATATGATTGTCAGACGAGTCAGAAAGATGAAGATCACCGGCTAGACAGCGTAACAATTGGAgacaaaaaaaaacatgcactATCTTTAACCAAGAGGAGGAAACTAAGGAGAAAAGGAGCTCGGCCTTCAAGGGCCCCGATGTTTTGA